In Takifugu rubripes chromosome 22, fTakRub1.2, whole genome shotgun sequence, the genomic window TGTTGTTAGTCGAACTTAGCCGGTCCCCATGGTAACAGTTCCATCCCCAGACTTGCCTCCTGAACATGGTACACCGATTTTGCACCTTAATCTTGAACCGCACTTTGTCTGAATCTTCTCCCGGGACCAATTTATCCTGGGAGACGCTAGCGGCACGGCTTCGAGGGTCATTAAGGCACTTATAAAAATTCCTTTCATTTTGGAGAATAACCCATAAAAATGCCTtctgcaaaatgaaaaacactcCCCCTCCCAGAAATACAAGAGGGCATTTAGAGTTACAATGGGACATAAGAAAGGAAAGGGTTAAGTGCTCCGTCAAAGCACTAAAAGGGTAATTTCATTGTGAGCACACCAGTCAAAGACATTCTGATTAAATGGCTGTAATATTTTCATCAAGGCTATTTCAACTTGTTCATAAATCCAATATGAATGAAGGAgttgtttttgtaaatgtgCTCCAGCAACAGCAAGTTGGGGAAAATATTCAAATTCAAGCTATTGTTCTGGGACTTTTGTATGTCTTCTGCATGTATAATGGTCCAGTTTAATTAGAAAGAGTGAATATATTAAGAGCACAGTGGCAGTTTTTAATATTAAAACCACTTCTTCGGTCCCATGGGGTCAGTCTGGAGATACCAGAGTAATTTTAGATCACAGTAAAACATGCAGCATTTGCGGAGTTTGACTTTATGATGTATTTAAAAATCTTTGGAAGGTCTGTACAGACGGAGGGCTGTTAAATTATTTGTCTCCATCCACCCCTGCCTGGAGCGCTCGGAATTTTGATCATTATGAAACGTTTTATCATCGTTCGGGGTCATTAAGCATCTGCCGCCGCTGTAATAAAACACAGCTATAGTTCACCCCCTGAAGTAATTCAGCAAAACTCCACTCGCTAGTTTAGCATATGGCAACAGCCCTTGTGGAGAGTGCGAGCTGGCCGATGGGCTATTGAGAACTCTGGAGAGCTTTTCAAAATGCACCTCCGGCCGCTAACGGGCAGGACAAACAAGGTTGACGGGATGGAAATAAAGCCCCCACTGACAGTTAATGCTAGCTCTTGGTTTAGCTTGGCGAGTGAGGTATCACAGCGCATGAGAGAGCAGAGAAACTATGCCTGTGTTGACGACGTGTGTTggtcaaacataaaaaaaaaagctcttagGAGCCCTCACAGATAAAATGATCAGCACAAATGGTTTATGTGTGTATTATATgtattaaaagggaaaaaatatataacacTGCAAAAAACATGAAGGCTTCATTGCAAAAGAATTAGCTAAAAGGTATTTTGTCAGTTATCGAGGGTTAAACCTGTTGCGCCTGCAGGCAGGATTTCATTGATTTCAGTGACTTTAATAATCCATTTCCACCATTAGGACCACATCTGATTCTAATGGCGTTGAGTTTAATGTGACATTTGCTaggcattttattttaatgtcaagtttttttttatcagcttCCTAAGAAAATCTCTCTCCACTTATTTAGCCTGAACGGTTGCCCACATTTCCATTACCAACACTTTATTTAAGGGTAATTTAGCGTTTTAAAAGGGGCCCTGGAGTCAGAGATCAGACTGTAGTTGGGCAGGTGTGGATGATTAACGTGAACCGGAGCTCAGGTTTCACCATTCAAAACTCGCTATCGGGGATTTACGATCTGCTTGCCTCAACCGTGGGTGTTTCTGGGATGTTTCGGGAGTAACACGCCCGTTGCCATTTAAAGATGAGGTTTTCCAGGGAGTCGTGCTAAGCAAGCTCAAACCACAGCCCAACAAACCAGAACTCAGAACTGTAATGACAAACGTTGATGCTAGGTGTGAAGTAGAACCCTCACTTTGTTTCCTAGACCCTTTGTTTCCTGTATGTGCGGTTCATATCGACCTCCTGCCGTCATCTCGTGGCCTCGGGCatacctgtcaatcaaacaccCAGTGGCCTGTCGATCAGTGAAACAGACCCCGTGAACATTGGCACTTTGGCCTCCGCCTCTGCTTTGCTCACTTTTTTCTTCGTTAtcatctctttctcctcctccaaaaTGAGCCGAGCACATGAGGACGAACAAGCCAGGTTATCGACTCTTGACCTCAGTCGGGAAAGGGGGAGGCGCTCAGAATCTCCCCTGTAATTTTGTCCCTCTCGTTCTCCCACTGTCACAATGGCGACATTGATGTATAGAGAAGACGGTGCTGATTTCAAGCCTTTGCTTTGCACGATTAAATATCCTATTTCGCTCCGATCCCCAACTCTCTGCTGGAAGTCTGCAGAGTCACACAGACCCGACCTTCCGAGCGCCGAAGCATGCCAGTGTGAAATTTTTTAATTCCTGGGAATTTGACAACAAGGTTTCATGCAAGCAAATCGGTTAGCGCCGGGCGTCTCGATAGAACGGCCTCGGTAAAATTCCATCGACTCCTCTCTATTTGCCCATCAAAGTCCTCAGAGTGTCGTTGCGATCCCATTAGAGCTCGCGCTGGGCGATGGCGAGGACGGGGAGGTGGAAGAAGAGAGTGAGAGGAACAGAGGGGCGTAAAAGACACCGGAATTGAGAGGAATGAATCCGGCGAGGAACACAGACGTGTCTTTCGTTTTCAAACAGACTTGAGCTGCTCTTTCATCATCTGAGGAAAAAACGTACGCGCTCGAAGCTTCGACACATCtacctgcggggggggggggcacgtctTACTTTCAAATAACACACTCTGCCAGGTCCCCTCAGATCCAGTGGTATCTGGAAGCAAAGTGAGGAGTTAATAAATGCTTGATGCGTACCTACAGCGAGGAACGTAGGCAGGTGACAATTATTTACTTTGAAATTAGCCGCCTTATTGTGCCTGATGAATTTAAGGGAAAATGGAGAGTGAAAGCTGGGAACGGCGAGTTCACAATTGAGCGTAATCAGGACGCGGGTGCGTTTGAAGAGCCGCTCGTCAGGGTGACGGAGACCGAGACAAGGAGCGGCTGAAATAATTTGAGGGAAAGGAAGATTTATTCTTGTTTTGGTTTCGGTCTGTCAGCGGAGTTAAAACCAGGCGGGGAACACTCGGATGGTTTAACGGCCGTCGCTCTCAGAGGAGCCGAAATGGATCTTTGTATTATCTCCAAGAAAATCTGTCAGGAAATGcctaaatagaaaaaaaagtaATCAACAAAGCATCTAAAGTCAGtttcccctctctctttgtGTAATACACGGATAAAATTGAAGAAAATTGTAATTTCCGACAGGCCCCAGATGTCAAGTTTGGCTCACTTTTCCATGGAAATCTTCAACAGTCATTCAACATTGGCTGACGCCTGAGCTATTTTCCTTCCGTGCATCCAGTTGGTAAATCCATGTAGGGAGCGCTCCCTAAgctgctttctctcctcctgcttcctctaCCAGCTGCTTTTAAAAGCTCTGCGGCCGATAATAGCTGTGCTGTCGGCGTGCGCGCCTCAGCTGCCCTGTTGCTCGTCAAATTGATCGTGATAAGAATGATTCAGCATCACGTATCCGAGGCATCTGAAGCAGGTGAGGGTGTTCATTCCAGAGGCAGCTTCTGTGAGCTGTTCAGTACCTTTGCAGGCTCACAGGTACTTTAATTAGTGCAAATCTATTTTATATTTGGTTAACGAGATAAACCTGATAAGCCGTCCCTGTTCTTGGAAGTGCTGTTATTCCTTGGACCCAGGAGATCAACTCCTGTAGTTGCCTTTTATGTTCATGTTTGTTCAATGTCTCCTGGCCAACATGACACAATTTCTCTTGGCCAGTCTTCACATCAAGGCAACTAGGGGCCACATGCTAATTAAAGATACCTGCCATGCTCAATAAGTCAGTGCTGAGCCACCAGCATGGCTGTAGGGGATGCTAGTCGATGAAGTAAAGGCAAATTATTTTAGGTAACCTGTACTGTCATCTCTCAATTCATCCCCAGGTGAACCAgagtgtgcacatgtgtgtgtgtgtgtgtgttctcgtgtATattacatagtgaggaccacaCTACAGATTGTTTGGGGAAGTCAAGTTCTGACATCTTCAAATGGTTGTTTGATGGTTAAGGATTAGCGTTAAGGAAAACgaggatctgtgtgtgtttgtttttctaccCTGGTGGGGCCCCTGGAGTGACAGATGTGTTGGGCTCCAATTTTTCCAGTGGGACCCAAATCCTGGTCTCCACAGACTCGAGCATTGCAATCAATAGCAAATGGCCCTCTGATAAGTCCAGTGAAATTTTCTTAAAAAacgaattttaaaaatgatcccaTGAAGTCAGTTTTCCTTACAAATGTTTTGGACGGCAACCCTAGTGGTCACAGCTGCACATTGCAGGTGGTAAATTTGCATCCATGGGGCCATTTTCCtgaaagtttgtgtgtgtatatggcAAAAAGGTCATATTTCATAAATATTAGTAAATTTCGAAGTGGTAATaatgaaatgatttatttattaatttattgccTATGCACCATCTTGGAAATCTATTTAATCACTATAAGTAACTTTTggctttttgttttgcttgtcATAAAACACTCAAGATGCATGATTGGTCAGTTAAGTTTATTTATGAGGTTGTTTTTCACTATTAATATTATGTGGACGATCTTTTCTGTAAAATCAGTTTTGACATGCTGTTAATGGAGAACCTTTGATAAATGTTTGAATTTGTCAGGTGGCAGTAAAGTCAGTCACAGGGAGAACTCAAAGTCTGGTTTAAGCTTTTCTCCTGTATTATTGTTTGACAAGCTCATCACAGTCATTTTAGCGCCTTCACTTCCATGTGCACTCTGAACAGTATGTGGTATAAGCCTCCTTTATCTATCTCGAACTAAACTTGCTTGGCAAATTTTCAACCATCCATCACAAAAGCTCCTTGGTCATCCTGACATCACTGATCCTTTTCATGAAGGTTGTCACGTACTCTTTTGGTTGTAACTGGTTTTAGAAGCTGATGAAGCTGCGTCTCTCTGTCATTCACACATCCTGTAGAAAAGATTATTTACAGCCATCAGTAAAAACAGAATGATGAACTTCCAGGGATAAATCAGACCGGGAGATGTTGTAGCTGCATTGTCTGGTTACCTAGGTGAGTATTGGCAGGGAAAGAGGGCGTGCCACATGTTGCTGGGATGAGATCATCTCTGTTCACCGGGCCACCGTTCCACATGAGATCAAATCCACCCACCCTTTTCTCCTTGCCCGTTAGCCTACATGGAAAGTGCGGAAGGACGTGAACGTGAGTTTGAAAACTGGTCTTTCCACTTGGCATCACCTTCTCATGCAGGAGATCTTTACCTTCGCTCCATATCGACAACGTTCAAGGTGTCTTCCAACAGCCGGAACTTCATTTGATAATCCTCTCTACAACTGGCCATGTAGGAAGGAGAGGAGTTTACCTCAAGAAGCCATCTGGATGACAGGGTGAGGACAGCAGGCATTCATGCCTTCAGTTAAAGTTGAATGTACATTTTGATGAGTTGTTTTTCAGACAAATCCCACATTTAAGCCactgcagctggtgctgaaACAAAATTACAGGGCTGAAATAAAGTCATCTATCAGCACATATTTCAATTCTGCCACAGCCGCGCATCATGCAGCATATTCAGCATCAAAGATAAACATACGGCTTGAGGTCCCGATCCAGGAGAATGTCGTATCCATAGAGCTCGAACGACTGCTTGTCATTTATAATGACCTTCTGTACACTTTGAAGGCTGAACACAAATATGTTATCAATCTCTTCAAACAGTCTTCGAACACTCTCTCTGCCGTGCTTCGCAGTGAGGTATCGTCGAAGCTGCTGGATCGTCCACTTCCGTACCTGTGGGAATCACAGTGCAGAGGAATAAAGTTGGATCACCTTTCAGACACGGTGGCACAGAACGACAGGGACTGGTGCAGGTTCTGAGTCACGCACCGATTCAGGGTCATAGTCTGGAGCTGTTTTTTGAATACTGACGTTGGTGAGGTGCATGTCTGAAAAGAAGCACTAAGTAGAATTTTGGTCAAGGTGACACTATAAGGACAACAAATGACTTGAGTTTCATCAGGCAGCTGCTTTGTCTGGCGATGGAAGGCTTCCACGGAAGAGGCAATGATTCCCAAATGAGAGTCATCAGGTCTACATGTGCTTAAATGAAAGGATACACTTGTCATCAATGGTGCTCAGGGAGTAGGGTGTGTTAGAGAAGCGGGCAAAGCCTTCTCGGTACAGCCAGGCCTTCAGTGGAACAAACTGAGAGTAGGAACATATATTAGAAAATATAAGAATATACTACATAAGCTTTAGGGAACACCGTGATTTAAAGGTCTTAGTACGTACAGATGTAACCAGCACATAAACCCTCAGGTCAAATTTTCTGCCTGTGTGGACAAAACGTGTGAAAAAGTTACTGGCGTGAATCAAAAACAGTCACAAATCCTCTTTTGTGTTGATCACCATTAATCAGGTAGGGGTTCTCTATGTAACACTGAGCCACAAAGTTTTCCACTTGAACTGTATCCTTCTCTTCATCTGTACGGGTCATGTGCTGTGGAAGCGCAACGTGTTGAAAAATCCGGGAAAATAAAGAACATGAAATACATAGAAACACAAAACGTGAAATATATGAAACTATTCAGGGTGTATAAATGGTGTTTACAGACAGCCAAGAATGAAAGGAAAGCCTGAAATTACTTCTTTCTTGAATTCCATGATATCCTTGAGTTTCCTGAAGAGAAAAATGCCTTTGCCTTGAGATTTCCCTGCCTGGAATAAACACGCCGGTTGAGTTTCAGATGTCAACATGTTACAGCGGCAAGTTTAACTGACCGGCTTCATGATCCACGTGCTGCCGAGGGTCCTTTTAAATTCCTCCAAAAAGAGGTGATATTCACTGGGCAGAACAAAGGTGCAGGGGAAAAAGTCACATTTGGATGCCTCCACACGGCTGAACTCCTTTTCCAGGGTTTTACGATGTCTTTTGAGGTTTTTCACCATGAGGTTTTTGCGACATAGCTGGAATGGCGAAGACATTGAAAAGGGTGACGCAACCTTAAGTTTGTAGAATATAAAGTCCAGTTCTAGAGCTCCAAATTACTGCAACCTCACCTCATACTGGTTCTGAAAATGGTTTATTCTGACGTGTTCCTCCATGTACAAGAAATCCAAATTGTCCTTCATCCAAGCCAGATCGCACCAGTTGAGGTCCCACTCTTCATTCCTGACATGCAAACAGCACAGGGTGTTTTCAAGCCGCAAATGACAGCGTCAAAGCTAATGTGGCGATCGACAGGATGAGCCAACTCACTCTTTGGCTTCTACCCAACCTGGTCTTTGCTGCAACACATCCAGTACAATGTTGGCTGTATTACACATGTATCGCAGGCATTTTCCTCCATCCCTGCAGACACCAGCAATATTACGGGATAGAATTGTATGTTCTTGAGTAAAAAACTTTCTTAATTCTTCTTAAAACTTTCTCTTGATTCTTAATTGTCTGAAGCAACTTTGGCCTTTTGTCTCGTGCCACAGTTACCTTGCTTCCTGTTTACACCATAAAAGCCTCCCAGGTGCACCTCCTGGTTTACCCCACCCCACAGGTGCACCTTTGTATTTAGAGCTGCAGCCTTTTCAGTGACACACTGAGTGATTTCAAAGATCAAATCTAGTGGATTTGTCTAATGACCTGTCCTATCTCACCTGTCCTCTGGTTGAGAATGGTCAGATGAACCCTCGTTTTCAGAGGACTGCAAACAAAGGGACAGTAAACTGAACAACTGTCACTCAACTCGCTGCACAAAACCCACAATTATAACTATAATTTACAGCAGTAAATAGTTAGATAATAGTTAGATAATAGTTTACAGCAGTGTCCAGTGTTAGAGCGTGTTCAGGATCTTCATgacattcttctttttctgcacTGTTGTCATTCTGCGTCTGAAAGAACAAAACCAGCAGTTGAAGGTAGATTATGCCATGACTCAGTacctggctttttttttcttttctttttttttttacagtaacaGAGAATCAAATGCATTTTGGCGTCAGTATCTCACTTTATTGTATTTTGTAATTTTTTCCATAGTTGCTGACTGTGGATGAAGTTCATTGATATTAGTGACATAGTCTGCAGCTGTAAAACCAGGAGGCATAGttctttgttgctttgatctttCAACCATCAAAGCTTCTTTGGATAACATATGTGAGGTCTCAAAAGTCGCAGAAAAATTGCAATTTCTCAGACCCCTTTGTTACTGCACCCCATTTAGGGTTTAGCCGCATGATTTACATATATTTTGGTGCCTGTTGAGCTCTGACCCATCCCTCCCACCCTAATATACTTAAACCCAACCCTTCCTTGGGTTGttacaggacccaaaagcaggcaagaacgcagtggtaaaaagtccaaaaactagtttttatttaacaaaatcaaactggcgGGTTCTGCGCGTTCACAAGTCCAGCAGGATGgcatggagacctcaaacgagcCGCGAAGACCCCAAAAACACTCCAACCACTGAcagacaggcgctccgtccttaaatgggtggcctgatggagattgccgacaggtgcgcctgcctgcagcaccagctgttgccaattgactcctccacgccccctgcaggaaaaaccaaacacaacccagaaccctggaccccaacataaACACTCATATCACTGTGTGTAtgtccttgtatttgctacTTAGTGTACCAGTACTAAAGCACTCATTCTACTAGAAAATAAGGACATTTCTGCAAAGTGGAGCCGCTTTTGGCAGGTCTCCACAATttgaaaggactgtttgagggctAGGA contains:
- the LOC101078948 gene encoding probable tubulin polyglutamylase TTLL9 — encoded protein: MLSKEALMVERSKQQRTMPPGFTAADYVTNINELHPQSATMEKITKYNKTQNDNSAEKEECHEDPEHALTLDTASSENEGSSDHSQPEDRDGGKCLRYMCNTANIVLDVLQQRPGWVEAKENEEWDLNWCDLAWMKDNLDFLYMEEHVRINHFQNQYELCRKNLMVKNLKRHRKTLEKEFSRVEASKCDFFPCTFVLPSEYHLFLEEFKRTLGSTWIMKPAGKSQGKGIFLFRKLKDIMEFKKEHMTRTDEEKDTVQVENFVAQCYIENPYLINGRKFDLRVYVLVTSFVPLKAWLYREGFARFSNTPYSLSTIDDKYMHLTNVSIQKTAPDYDPESVRKWTIQQLRRYLTAKHGRESVRRLFEEIDNIFVFSLQSVQKVIINDKQSFELYGYDILLDRDLKPWLLEVNSSPSYMASCREDYQMKFRLLEDTLNVVDMERRLTGKEKRVGGFDLMWNGGPVNRDDLIPATCGTPSFPANTHLGCVNDRETQLHQLLKPVTTKRVRDNLHEKDQ